In a genomic window of Malassezia japonica chromosome 4, complete sequence:
- the BUD23 gene encoding 18S rRNA (guanine(1575)-N(7))-methyltransferase (EggNog:ENOG503NVKK; antiSMASH:Cluster_2; COG:Q; BUSCO:EOG092646EZ; TransMembrane:1 (i633-651o)) produces the protein MSRPEHQAPPEIYYGDTEARKYTANTRNQDIQAEMALRAIELMALPPHRHPALILDIGCGSGLSGEILTEMGHEWIGYDISPSMLSVGLERDVEGDMILSDAGHGCMFRAGSFDGAISISVLQWLCNADTSYNSPGARLSTFFTTLYASLTRGARCVFQFYPENDDQVQFIMSQATKAGFGGGLVVDYPNSVKAKKIYLVLWVGGEMMVGPNGEGQGVKQELPKALEFDAPGAGQVRHETRKAGDPRRERTMKKKGESMKQYIQRKKDLDRSRGKAVPHDSKYSGKKLPARSDQTDAFHALLRECQSKGIESEPAPKPSAAVAKQRAAAESWTKEAYRVKRHIASLYTFLATIRRPYLDISSKGRRAGRPDSDAGPSGDESKKEDAFAKWQHITTLTDAERDEIDFQVKLVIKQCLDRVQELERGEKLRKQAVDKSLQSAGGTAFAPLMLLKGGAIARQQAASDAVAAHHAAVTQYLSEQLARASSIQATLQARRVDAQQQRHQKLSDGVKHARHGSQHDAPDLALRGSVGALDGQPGKDVTQELSKEQVQVFEEEASALIQSLQNDLQAIHVAEQQLHDISELQTRIVQHLQEQNEHTNQLHTEAAGHGEQVTSGNQQLRKAKERNRQANRFLSLFFVVSGLLLLLMHWLD, from the exons ATGAGCCGGCCGGAGCAtcaggcgccgccggagATCTACTATGGCgacaccgaggcgcggAAATACACGGCAAA CACACGCAACCAAGATATCCAGGCCGAAatggcgctgcgtgcgatcgAGCTCatggcgctgccgccgcatcgGCACCCTGCCCTGATTCTCGACATTGGGTGCGGCTCGGGCCTCTCTGGCGAGATTTTGACCGAGATGGGCCACGAGTGGATTGGATACGACATCAGTCCCAGCATGCTGAGCGTGGGCCttgagcgcgacgtcgagggCGATATGATTCTGTCGGACGCAGGGCACGGCTGCATGTTTCGTGCCGGCAGTTTCGACGGCGCGATCTCCATTTCGGTGCTACAGTGGCTGTGCAATGCAGACACGTCGTACAactcgcccggcgcgcgtctGAGCACATTCTTCACGACACTGTATGCGTCGCtgacgcgcggcgcgcgctgcgtctttCAGTTCTACCCCGAGAACGACGACCAAGTCCAGTTTATCATGTCGCAGGCGACCAAGGCCGGCTTTGGCGGCggtctcgtcgtcgactATCCCAACTCGGTAAAGGCCAAGAAGATCTACCTTGTGCTCTGGGTCGGCGGTGAAATGATGGTCGGCCCCAACGGCGAGGGCCAAGGCGTGAAGCAGGAGCTGCCCAAAGCGCTCGAGTTTgacgcgccgggcgccggcCAAGTGCGCCACGAGACGCGCAAGGCGGGCGacccgcggcgcgagcgcactATGAAAAAGAAGGGCGAGTCTATGAAGCAATATATCCAGCGCAAGAAGGATCTCGACCGCTCACGCGGCAAGGCCGTACCCCACGACTCCAAGTACAGCGGCAAGAAAC TGCCGGCGCGGTCGGACCAGACGGATGCGTTtcatgcgctgctgcgcgagtgcCAGAGCAAAGGCATTGAGTCGGAGCCCGCACCGAAACCGAGTGCGGCTGTGGCcaagcagcgtgcggcggccgagtcGTGGACCAAAGAGGCCTATCGCGTA AAACGGCACATTGCGTCGCTGTACACGTTCCTCGCGACGATCAGGCGGCCGTACCTGGACATTTCGTCGAaagggcggcgcgcaggtcgcccGGATAGCGACGCGGGTCCGTCCGGCGACGAAAGCAAAAAGGAAGACGCGTTTGCCAAGTGGCAGCACATTACCACGCTCACCGACGCGGAGCGTGACGAAATCGACTTTCAGGTGAAGCTGGTGATTAAGCAGTGCCTTGACCGcgtgcaggagctcgagcggggCGAGAAGC TCCGAAAGCAGGCGGTAGACAAGTCGCTGCAGTCGGCGGGCGGCACGGCCTTTGCGCCGCTCATGCTGCTCAAAGGCGGCGCGATCGCGCGGCAGCAGGCTGCGTCtgacgccgtcgccgcgcaccatGCGGCGGTGACACAGTACCTGTccgagcagcttgcgcgtgcctcgtcgatccaggcgacgctccaagcgcggcgcgtcgacgcgcagcagcagcggcacCAAAAGCTGTCGGACGGCGTGAagcacgcgcggcacggcagccagcacgatgcgccggaccttgcgctgcgcggcagcgtcggggcgctcgacggccagCCTGGCAAAGACGTGACGCAGGAGCTGTCCAAAGAGCAGGTGCAGGTCTTTGAAGAGgaggcctcggcgctgatCCAGTCGCTGCAGAACGATCTGCAGGCGATCcatgtcgccgagcagcaaTTGCACGACATTTccgagctgcagacgcGAATTGTGCAGCATCTGCAGGAGCAGAACGAGCATACCAACCAGCTGCacaccgaggcggcgggcCACGGCGAGCAGGTCACGTCCGGCAaccagcagctgcgcaaggccaaAGAGCGCAACCGGCAGGCGAACCGGTTCCTGTCGCTGTTCTTTGTGGTGAGCGGTTTACTGCTGCTGTTGATGCACT GGCTCGACTAG